A genomic stretch from Streptomyces venezuelae ATCC 10712 includes:
- a CDS encoding GNAT family N-acetyltransferase, with protein MKILSVATARLLLHPLTVAEAERIVAREPGDGDRWGEGYPSDGDVRANTGFLRGAAERGHPGEFGLYEIRLLDTGVAVGGIGFHGPPDEVGFATVGYGLVPAARGKGYASEALRALLEIARTAGAAGVKGDADLDNPASHRVMEAAGMRCVAEDDKLRHFSVAF; from the coding sequence GTGAAGATCCTCTCCGTCGCCACCGCGCGACTCCTGCTGCATCCGCTGACCGTCGCCGAGGCCGAGCGCATCGTCGCCCGGGAGCCCGGCGACGGGGACCGGTGGGGGGAGGGGTATCCGTCGGACGGAGACGTCCGCGCGAACACCGGGTTCCTGCGGGGCGCCGCCGAGCGGGGCCATCCGGGAGAGTTCGGGCTCTATGAGATACGGCTGCTCGACACGGGTGTCGCCGTCGGCGGGATCGGGTTCCACGGCCCGCCCGACGAGGTCGGCTTCGCCACCGTCGGATACGGTCTCGTGCCCGCCGCGCGCGGGAAGGGGTACGCCTCCGAGGCGCTGAGGGCGCTCCTCGAGATCGCCCGGACGGCCGGCGCCGCCGGGGTGAAGGGCGACGCCGACCTGGACAACCCGGCCTCGCACCGGGTGATGGAGGCCGCCGGGATGCGGTGCGTGGCCGAGGACGACAAGCTCCGGCACTTCTCCGTGGCGTTCTAG
- a CDS encoding TetR/AcrR family transcriptional regulator, producing MGRPHKPLLDRVRITTTALELVDEQGDFSVPQIARRLGVQTASVYHHVDGRDGIVELLRERVCAAIDSGTLDERPWETAVAAWARSYRAAFAAHPKAIPLLTTSPVRAPRVLEQYEKAVALLLDAGFALPDVMPVIIALENLVLGSALDMAAPEAMWELTDEAATPQLARALAAVAGGPTDRSFELALAGYLAHVRRLLNAP from the coding sequence ATGGGCCGGCCCCACAAGCCCCTCCTCGACCGGGTGCGCATCACCACCACGGCACTCGAACTCGTCGACGAACAGGGCGACTTCAGCGTCCCCCAGATCGCCAGGCGACTCGGCGTGCAGACGGCGTCGGTGTACCACCATGTGGACGGCAGGGACGGCATCGTCGAGCTCCTGCGGGAGCGGGTCTGTGCCGCCATCGACAGCGGCACCCTCGACGAACGCCCCTGGGAGACGGCCGTCGCCGCCTGGGCACGGTCCTACCGGGCCGCCTTCGCCGCCCACCCGAAGGCGATTCCGCTGCTCACCACCTCACCGGTGCGCGCCCCCCGGGTCCTGGAGCAGTACGAGAAGGCCGTCGCCCTCCTCCTCGACGCGGGCTTCGCCCTCCCGGACGTCATGCCGGTGATCATCGCCCTGGAGAACCTGGTCCTCGGCTCGGCCCTCGACATGGCCGCCCCCGAGGCCATGTGGGAGCTGACGGACGAGGCGGCCACCCCGCAACTGGCCCGCGCCCTCGCCGCGGTGGCGGGAGGCCCCACGGACCGGTCCTTCGAGCTGGCGCTCGCGGGCTACCTGGCGCACGTCCGGAGGCTGCTGAACGCCCCGTAG
- a CDS encoding DUF4344 domain-containing metallopeptidase, which produces MLFRRTWAAALTTVATLLALAFTSPAVPAPAAAPAAPGPGLAAPAAPGPGLLVVDYQPAATSQDLVEQEFLQENEVLESAAAHANALIGLPADVPLTATSCDEVNAFWDPETGSITFCYGLVSAYRGLFGELNTTGTEAQQNRATEDDLIGISNSVVFHEFGHALIDIYELPSTGREEDAADQLATLLLAGDSLHQGYAVSAIEAWGALARASEQGDLTGQLADEHSLDAQRYYNAICWLYGSDPAVYEGVVVQTSANPEAPLPESRAVRCPDEYDKINRAWSTLLQPYLKT; this is translated from the coding sequence ATGCTGTTCCGCCGGACCTGGGCGGCCGCGCTGACGACCGTCGCGACCCTGCTGGCCCTCGCGTTCACCTCACCCGCCGTGCCCGCCCCGGCCGCCGCACCCGCCGCCCCCGGACCGGGACTTGCCGCACCCGCCGCCCCCGGACCGGGACTTCTCGTCGTGGACTACCAACCCGCCGCGACATCCCAGGACCTGGTGGAACAGGAGTTCCTGCAGGAGAACGAGGTCCTGGAGAGCGCGGCGGCGCACGCCAACGCCCTGATCGGACTGCCCGCCGACGTCCCGCTGACGGCCACCAGCTGCGACGAGGTGAACGCCTTCTGGGACCCGGAGACCGGGTCGATCACCTTCTGCTACGGACTCGTCTCCGCCTACCGCGGCCTCTTCGGCGAACTCAACACCACCGGCACCGAGGCCCAGCAGAACCGGGCCACCGAGGACGACCTCATCGGCATCTCCAACAGCGTGGTCTTCCACGAGTTCGGGCACGCCCTGATCGACATCTACGAGCTGCCCAGCACCGGGCGCGAGGAGGACGCGGCCGACCAGCTGGCCACCCTGCTGCTCGCGGGCGACTCCCTGCACCAGGGATACGCGGTGAGCGCCATCGAGGCCTGGGGCGCCCTCGCCCGCGCCTCGGAGCAGGGCGACCTCACCGGGCAGCTGGCCGACGAGCACTCGCTCGACGCCCAGCGCTACTACAACGCGATCTGCTGGCTGTACGGCTCCGACCCCGCCGTGTACGAGGGAGTCGTCGTCCAGACCTCGGCCAACCCCGAAGCACCGCTGCCGGAGTCCCGGGCCGTCCGCTGCCCCGACGAGTACGACAAGATCAACCGGGCCTGGAGCACCCTGCTCCAGCCCTACCTGAAGACCTGA
- a CDS encoding PIG-L family deacetylase, whose translation MPVRLRRRLPSRRTAISTTVSAVLVAGTVAGLLTVTGTPSTPSAQAVPTAKTPAPTDDPVMYVKPMPVPPTGAARDKAGASVMQIVAHPDDDLYFMNPDVSQSLRSGDPLTAVYLTAGESDGVNARPRDAKGMEPDKAGYAEARQNGIRAAYAEMVTGDRTSPWDRVAIPTAGGGAAEMDTLRAKPKIKLVWLQIREAGATNQDRPHSLNGLWHGRISTLESQLSAGTPVTADFRYTKDEVVATIAGLLDRFRPTFVRMQDPSPGTNKKGKITDHQDHLYGARFTQAALARYGELPGHPHVAVQNYLGYPTTWLPHTLDPQTAGEKLKTVKTYAWMDGAEDCGTIAGCGDLKVAARPAGRGWTSTIRYARGTSTSWVQRDRDGGLHAFSVLDGRLATWRKPAGGGAWRGPELLPGDGGLDSGVTSVRLADGRIAVYGTRTVLTNYHREVVGTTQTTPGGAFGPWRSLGTPEKNDALGTSDISAPAVAVGADGRTTVFLRDSKRRLTAREQRADGGWGPWQVLGGTEVTGDPVATKDAKGRTYVFASTPKTVLIWSQHVPGGPLTGPALTGLPTTTQALSAAPDPTGKGVRLWFRKPSSGDLRSADFSGVGPVSPIKELRGRVAGFGPVSGGDSLLAVRSRTGYLATASHGRTGAAPAWKLEKFLFAGAPDAGTDGVAAIGLDGRLYWTPAGR comes from the coding sequence ATGCCCGTACGTCTTCGCCGCCGCCTCCCGTCCCGCCGCACGGCCATATCCACGACGGTCTCCGCCGTCCTGGTGGCCGGCACCGTCGCCGGTCTCCTCACCGTCACGGGCACGCCGAGCACGCCCTCGGCCCAGGCGGTGCCGACGGCGAAGACGCCCGCGCCCACGGACGACCCGGTGATGTACGTGAAGCCGATGCCGGTCCCGCCGACCGGCGCCGCACGGGACAAGGCCGGGGCGTCGGTGATGCAGATAGTGGCGCACCCGGACGACGACCTGTACTTCATGAACCCGGACGTGTCGCAGTCGCTTCGCTCCGGAGACCCCCTGACCGCCGTCTACCTGACGGCCGGCGAGTCGGACGGCGTCAACGCCCGCCCGCGGGACGCCAAGGGCATGGAGCCCGACAAGGCGGGCTACGCCGAGGCCCGCCAGAACGGCATACGCGCGGCGTACGCCGAGATGGTGACCGGCGACCGGACCAGCCCCTGGGACCGGGTCGCGATACCCACCGCCGGCGGCGGGGCCGCCGAGATGGACACCCTGCGGGCGAAGCCGAAGATCAAGCTGGTCTGGCTCCAGATACGCGAGGCGGGCGCGACCAACCAGGACCGCCCGCACAGCCTCAACGGCCTCTGGCACGGCCGGATCAGCACGCTGGAGTCGCAGCTCTCCGCCGGCACCCCGGTCACCGCCGACTTCCGGTACACGAAGGACGAGGTCGTCGCCACGATAGCGGGGCTGCTCGACCGCTTCCGGCCCACCTTCGTCCGCATGCAGGACCCGAGCCCCGGCACGAACAAGAAGGGGAAGATCACCGACCACCAGGACCACCTGTACGGGGCCCGCTTCACCCAGGCCGCCCTCGCCCGGTACGGCGAGCTCCCCGGCCACCCGCACGTCGCCGTGCAGAACTACCTCGGCTACCCCACCACCTGGCTGCCGCACACCCTCGACCCGCAGACCGCGGGCGAGAAGCTCAAGACCGTGAAGACCTACGCCTGGATGGACGGCGCCGAGGACTGCGGCACCATCGCGGGCTGCGGCGACCTGAAGGTCGCCGCCCGGCCGGCCGGCCGGGGCTGGACCTCGACCATCCGCTACGCCCGCGGCACCTCCACCTCCTGGGTCCAGCGGGACCGGGACGGCGGACTCCACGCCTTCTCCGTACTCGACGGACGCCTCGCGACCTGGCGCAAGCCCGCCGGCGGCGGCGCCTGGCGCGGCCCGGAGCTGCTGCCCGGCGACGGCGGCCTGGACAGCGGGGTCACCTCGGTGCGGCTGGCCGACGGCCGCATCGCGGTCTACGGCACCCGCACGGTGCTCACGAACTACCACCGGGAGGTGGTCGGCACCACGCAGACCACCCCGGGCGGGGCGTTCGGCCCGTGGCGCTCGCTCGGCACGCCGGAGAAGAACGACGCGCTCGGCACCTCCGACATCAGCGCGCCGGCCGTGGCCGTGGGCGCCGACGGGCGGACGACCGTGTTCCTGCGCGACAGCAAGCGCCGGCTGACCGCCCGCGAGCAGCGCGCGGACGGCGGCTGGGGGCCGTGGCAGGTGCTCGGCGGCACGGAGGTGACCGGCGACCCGGTCGCGACGAAGGACGCGAAGGGCCGGACGTACGTCTTCGCGAGCACCCCGAAGACCGTCCTGATCTGGTCGCAGCACGTCCCCGGCGGGCCGCTCACGGGCCCGGCGCTGACCGGGCTTCCGACGACGACGCAGGCGCTGAGCGCGGCGCCGGACCCGACCGGCAAGGGCGTCCGGCTCTGGTTCCGCAAGCCGTCCTCGGGCGACCTGCGGAGCGCCGACTTCTCCGGCGTGGGCCCGGTCTCCCCGATCAAGGAGCTGCGCGGCCGGGTGGCGGGCTTCGGCCCGGTCAGCGGCGGCGACTCCCTGCTCGCGGTCCGTTCCCGGACCGGGTACCTGGCGACGGCCTCGCACGGCAGGACGGGCGCGGCGCCGGCCTGGAAGCTGGAGAAGTTCCTGTTCGCGGGGGCGCCGGACGCGGGCACGGACGGGGTCGCGGCGATCGGCCTGGACGGCCGTCTGTACTGGACGCCCGCCGGCCGGTGA
- a CDS encoding VOC family protein produces the protein MNWTLEVVPVPVTDLDEAKEFYAGKCGFTVDLDTELAPGMRLVQLTPPGSRCSLTLLSGMPAMPGTKEMAPGTLQGLQFCVTDIEAARAELVGRGIDVSPVQHVGENGWEPGKGETWNSFMTFEDPDGNGWVVQEAPSELSER, from the coding sequence ATGAACTGGACCCTCGAAGTCGTTCCCGTCCCGGTCACGGACCTGGACGAGGCCAAGGAGTTCTACGCCGGGAAGTGCGGCTTCACGGTCGACCTGGACACCGAGCTGGCACCGGGCATGCGCCTGGTCCAGCTGACGCCGCCGGGCTCGCGCTGTTCGCTGACGCTGCTGAGCGGGATGCCGGCGATGCCGGGCACGAAGGAGATGGCCCCCGGCACCCTGCAGGGCCTCCAGTTCTGCGTCACGGACATCGAGGCGGCCCGGGCGGAGCTGGTCGGCCGTGGCATCGACGTCTCCCCGGTCCAGCACGTGGGTGAGAACGGCTGGGAGCCGGGCAAGGGCGAGACCTGGAACTCCTTCATGACCTTCGAGGACCCGGACGGCAACGGCTGGGTGGTCCAGGAGGCCCCGTCGGAGCTCTCGGAGCGCTGA
- a CDS encoding bifunctional [glutamine synthetase] adenylyltransferase/[glutamine synthetase]-adenylyl-L-tyrosine phosphorylase translates to MTVPGRRSSTFSRLLRHGFTDPSGAERLLDVPGLSALRGDPVLLDALGATADPDLALRGLVRLVEAQPETERQTFTATLLAAKPFRDRLLGVLGASEALADHLARHPRDWESLVTYEAVDLHPGVAEFERGLAEAVDAVSLRVAYRRCLLAIAARDVCGTTDVAQAAAELADLATATLRAALAIARSAAPADAAMCRLAVIAMGKCGGHELNYVSDVDVIFVGEPAEGADEGKAIQAATRLASHLMRICSETTVEGTIWPVDANLRPEGRNGPLVRTLSSHLAYYQRWAKTWEFQALLKARAVAGDPELGAQYIDAVSPLVWQAAERENFVTDVQKMRRRVVDNIPAAQIDRELKLGPGGLRDVEFAVQLLQLVHGRSDAGLHSGTTLDALAALAAGGYVGRADASQLDEAYRFLRAMEHRIQLYRLRRTHLVPEDEADLRRLGRSLGLRTDPVAELNKEWKRHAAVVRRLHEKLFYRPLLDAVAQLAPGEIRLSPKAAGQRLEALGYADPAAALRHLEALASGVSRKAAIQRTLLPVLLGWFADSADPDAGLLGFRKVSDALGKTPWYLRLLRDEGAAAENLARVLSAGRLAPDLLLRAPEAVALLGDPGGLRPRGRDHLEQEVLAAVGRADDAEQAVAAARGVRRRELFRTAAADLIGSYGTEDSPREPDPGALVDRVGEAVTDLNAATIAGALRAAVRAEWGEELPTRFAVIGMGRFGGHEVGYGSDADVLFVHEPREGVDEQEAARAANRVVAEMRRLLQLPTADPPLLIDADLRPEGKSGPMVRTLKSYAAYYHRWSLVWESQALLRAEPMAGDRELGDRFIELVDPLRYPAEGLGEDAVREIRRLKARMESERLPRGADPTLHAKLGRGGLSDVEWTVQLLQMRHGWAEPGLRTTRTREALAAAHAAGLIPTEEAQTLDEAWVLATRVRNAVMLVRGRPGDTFPSDPRELAAVGRYLGYEAGHVGEMVEDYRRITRRARGIVDELFYGA, encoded by the coding sequence ATGACGGTGCCGGGACGCAGGAGCAGCACGTTCTCACGTCTGCTGCGGCACGGGTTCACCGACCCGTCCGGGGCCGAGCGGCTCCTGGACGTGCCCGGGCTCTCGGCCCTGCGCGGTGATCCCGTCCTCCTCGACGCCCTCGGTGCCACCGCCGACCCCGACCTCGCCCTGCGCGGCCTGGTCCGTCTCGTCGAGGCGCAGCCCGAGACCGAGCGGCAGACCTTCACGGCCACCCTGCTCGCCGCCAAGCCGTTCCGGGACCGGCTCCTCGGGGTCCTGGGCGCGTCCGAGGCGCTCGCCGACCACCTGGCCCGGCACCCGCGCGACTGGGAGTCGCTCGTCACGTACGAGGCGGTGGACCTGCATCCGGGGGTCGCCGAGTTCGAGCGGGGGCTCGCCGAGGCCGTCGACGCGGTCTCGCTGCGGGTCGCCTACCGCCGGTGCCTGCTGGCCATAGCGGCCCGTGACGTGTGCGGCACCACCGACGTCGCCCAGGCCGCCGCCGAGCTCGCCGACCTGGCGACCGCGACCCTGCGGGCCGCGCTCGCCATCGCCCGTTCGGCCGCACCCGCCGACGCCGCCATGTGCCGGCTCGCGGTGATCGCGATGGGCAAGTGCGGCGGCCACGAGCTGAACTACGTCTCCGACGTGGACGTGATCTTCGTCGGGGAGCCCGCCGAGGGCGCCGACGAGGGCAAGGCGATCCAGGCCGCCACCCGGCTGGCCTCGCATCTGATGCGGATCTGCTCGGAGACCACCGTCGAGGGCACGATCTGGCCGGTGGACGCCAATCTGCGCCCCGAGGGCCGCAACGGTCCGCTCGTCCGTACGCTCTCCTCCCACCTCGCGTACTACCAGCGCTGGGCGAAGACCTGGGAGTTCCAGGCCCTGCTCAAGGCGCGCGCGGTCGCCGGCGACCCGGAGCTCGGCGCCCAGTACATCGACGCCGTGTCCCCGCTCGTCTGGCAGGCCGCGGAGCGCGAGAACTTCGTCACCGACGTACAGAAGATGCGCCGCCGGGTCGTCGACAACATCCCCGCCGCCCAGATCGACCGGGAACTGAAGCTCGGCCCCGGCGGCCTGCGCGACGTCGAGTTCGCCGTCCAGCTCCTCCAGCTCGTGCACGGCCGCAGCGACGCCGGACTGCACAGCGGCACCACCCTCGACGCGCTCGCCGCCCTGGCCGCCGGCGGCTACGTCGGCCGGGCCGACGCCTCCCAGCTCGACGAGGCCTACCGCTTCCTGCGGGCCATGGAGCACCGCATCCAGCTGTACCGGCTGCGCCGCACCCACCTGGTCCCCGAGGACGAGGCCGACCTGCGCCGCCTCGGCCGCTCGCTCGGGCTGCGCACCGACCCGGTCGCCGAGCTCAACAAGGAGTGGAAGCGGCACGCGGCCGTGGTCCGCCGGCTGCACGAGAAGCTCTTCTACCGGCCGCTGCTCGACGCCGTCGCCCAGCTGGCGCCCGGCGAGATCCGGCTCAGCCCGAAGGCGGCCGGCCAGCGGCTCGAAGCGCTGGGGTACGCGGACCCCGCCGCCGCCCTGCGCCATCTGGAGGCGCTGGCCTCCGGGGTCAGCCGGAAGGCCGCGATCCAGCGGACGCTGCTGCCGGTGCTGCTCGGCTGGTTCGCGGACTCGGCCGATCCGGACGCCGGTCTGCTCGGCTTCCGCAAGGTCTCCGACGCCCTCGGGAAGACCCCCTGGTACCTGCGGCTGCTCCGGGACGAGGGCGCCGCCGCCGAGAACCTCGCCCGGGTCCTCTCCGCCGGGCGCCTCGCCCCCGACCTGCTGCTGCGGGCCCCGGAGGCGGTGGCGCTGCTCGGCGACCCGGGGGGCCTGCGGCCGCGCGGCCGGGACCATCTGGAGCAGGAGGTCCTGGCGGCGGTGGGCCGCGCCGACGACGCCGAGCAGGCCGTGGCGGCGGCCCGCGGGGTGCGCCGCAGGGAACTGTTCCGTACCGCCGCCGCCGATCTCATCGGCTCGTACGGCACCGAGGACAGTCCCCGCGAGCCCGATCCGGGCGCCCTGGTCGACCGGGTGGGGGAGGCGGTCACCGACCTCAACGCGGCGACGATCGCGGGCGCCCTGCGGGCCGCCGTGCGCGCCGAGTGGGGCGAGGAGCTGCCGACCCGGTTCGCGGTCATCGGCATGGGCCGCTTCGGCGGTCACGAGGTGGGGTACGGCTCCGACGCCGACGTGCTGTTCGTGCACGAGCCGCGCGAGGGCGTGGACGAGCAGGAGGCGGCGAGGGCCGCCAACCGGGTGGTCGCCGAGATGCGCCGGCTCCTCCAACTGCCCACCGCCGACCCGCCGTTGCTGATCGACGCCGATCTGCGGCCGGAGGGCAAGAGCGGGCCCATGGTCCGCACCCTGAAGTCGTACGCGGCCTACTACCACCGCTGGTCCCTCGTCTGGGAGAGCCAGGCGCTGCTGCGCGCCGAACCCATGGCGGGCGACCGGGAGCTGGGCGACCGCTTCATCGAACTCGTCGACCCGCTGCGCTATCCCGCCGAGGGGCTCGGCGAGGACGCGGTCCGGGAGATCCGCCGCCTCAAGGCCCGGATGGAGTCCGAGCGGCTGCCGCGCGGCGCCGATCCGACGCTCCACGCCAAGCTGGGGCGCGGCGGTCTGAGCGACGTCGAATGGACGGTCCAGCTCCTCCAGATGCGGCACGGCTGGGCGGAACCGGGGCTGCGGACGACCCGTACCCGGGAGGCGCTCGCGGCGGCCCACGCGGCCGGTCTCATCCCGACGGAGGAGGCGCAGACCCTGGACGAGGCCTGGGTGCTCGCCACCCGGGTGCGCAACGCGGTGATGCTGGTGCGCGGCCGGCCCGGCGACACCTTCCCCTCGGACCCCCGTGAACTCGCGGCGGTCGGCCGCTACTTGGGTTACGAGGCGGGGCACGTCGGCGAGATGGTCGAGGACTACCGGCGGATCACCCGCCGGGCCAGGGGGATCGTCGACGAGCTGTTCTACGGCGCGTAA
- a CDS encoding APC family permease: MSSPTPDEPPRLRTGTLTTADISFFVVSAAAPLTVMAGVAPIALVLGGIGAPAGYLLAGITLAIFAVGFTTMSRHVRSGGAFYAYIAQGLGTPLGIAAALVAMVGYNGMEIGVYGLLGSATNDTAHALWGADPPWLPIALAGLLVIWYGGYRSIDFGAKVLGILLVAETGILVLLAGGVLIEGGANGLSLASFAPGNVLVPGTAAVLAFAFSAFTGFESTVIYRREARDPARTIPRATYIAVGFLGLFYAFVVWTVIQAFGDDRVVEAAAGDTGGLFFAAITTYVGSWAADLMHVFIVTSIIASLLAFHNAINRYCLALAEEGVLPAALGRIHPRHRSPYVAGLAQTALGAAVVLGFAAAGADPYTQLLLWVNTPGMLGLMALMLLAALAVVRYFRRVPHQEGALRTLVAPGTAAVLLAVVIWLVASKVELFTGASPTVNAVLVAVVPAVLVLGLVLAHRLRRTRPETYARFAAEPTTEGEAEPCPHPTSSSSTAASATPS; encoded by the coding sequence ATGTCCTCACCCACCCCCGACGAGCCCCCACGACTGAGAACCGGCACCCTCACCACCGCCGACATCTCCTTCTTCGTCGTCTCCGCCGCCGCCCCGCTCACCGTGATGGCCGGCGTCGCCCCCATCGCCCTCGTCCTCGGCGGCATCGGCGCCCCCGCCGGCTACCTCCTCGCCGGCATCACCCTGGCGATCTTCGCCGTCGGCTTCACCACCATGAGCCGCCACGTCCGCAGCGGCGGCGCCTTCTACGCGTACATCGCCCAGGGCCTCGGCACCCCGCTCGGCATCGCCGCCGCCCTCGTCGCCATGGTCGGCTACAACGGCATGGAGATCGGCGTCTACGGACTCCTCGGCTCCGCCACCAACGACACCGCCCACGCCCTGTGGGGCGCCGACCCGCCCTGGCTCCCCATCGCCCTCGCCGGCCTCCTGGTCATCTGGTACGGCGGCTACCGCTCGATCGACTTCGGCGCCAAGGTCCTCGGCATCCTGCTCGTCGCCGAGACCGGCATACTCGTCCTCCTCGCCGGCGGCGTCCTCATCGAGGGCGGCGCGAACGGGCTCTCCCTCGCCTCTTTCGCCCCCGGCAACGTCCTCGTCCCCGGCACCGCCGCCGTCCTGGCCTTCGCCTTCTCGGCCTTCACCGGCTTCGAATCCACCGTGATCTACCGCCGCGAGGCCCGCGACCCCGCCCGCACCATCCCCCGGGCCACCTACATCGCCGTCGGCTTCCTCGGCCTCTTCTACGCCTTCGTCGTCTGGACCGTCATCCAGGCCTTCGGCGACGACCGGGTCGTCGAGGCCGCGGCGGGCGACACCGGCGGACTCTTCTTCGCCGCCATCACCACCTACGTCGGGTCCTGGGCCGCCGACCTGATGCACGTCTTCATCGTGACCAGCATCATCGCCTCGCTGCTCGCCTTCCACAACGCCATCAACCGCTACTGCCTGGCCCTCGCCGAGGAGGGCGTCCTGCCCGCCGCGCTCGGCCGGATCCACCCCCGCCACCGCTCCCCGTACGTCGCGGGCCTCGCCCAGACCGCCCTCGGCGCGGCCGTCGTCCTCGGCTTCGCGGCCGCCGGCGCCGACCCGTACACCCAGCTCCTGCTCTGGGTGAACACCCCCGGGATGCTCGGCCTCATGGCGCTGATGCTGCTCGCCGCCCTCGCCGTCGTCCGCTACTTCCGGCGCGTCCCCCACCAGGAGGGCGCCCTGCGCACCCTCGTCGCCCCCGGCACCGCCGCCGTCCTCCTCGCCGTCGTGATCTGGCTGGTCGCCTCCAAGGTCGAGCTCTTCACCGGGGCGTCCCCGACCGTCAACGCGGTCCTCGTCGCCGTCGTCCCCGCCGTCCTCGTCCTCGGGCTCGTCCTCGCCCACCGGCTGCGCCGCACCCGCCCCGAGACCTACGCCCGCTTCGCGGCGGAACCCACCACCGAAGGAGAAGCGGAACCGTGTCCGCACCCGACCTCGTCCTCGTCAACGGCCGCGTCCGCGACCCCGAGCTGA